Proteins co-encoded in one Gemmatimonadaceae bacterium genomic window:
- the ugpC gene encoding sn-glycerol-3-phosphate ABC transporter ATP-binding protein UgpC yields the protein MAGVRLTDVAKRFDGGGAAAVDGVSLDVADGEFAVLVGPSGCGKTTVLRMIAGLETPTAGRIHIGARDVTDLAPRDRDIAMVFQNYALYPHLSVRENIGFGLRMRRVEAREIAQRTARVSESLGIGELLDRRPAQLSGGQRQRVALARAIVREPAVFLFDEPLSNLDAQVRAQTRGELVRLHRRLGTTMIHVTHDQVEAMTMAQRVAVMHRGRVEQFAPPLEVYRAPATLVVASFVGSPAINCFRGRVADAGSARATFEGAWTVHVTAPPMADATLAVRPEHLALVAPGDGARGEVSLVEPLGPETIVHVRLASGEDATLRTASERAPAIGEVVGVVIRTSEALIYDGAGMLAGRGV from the coding sequence ATGGCCGGCGTTAGGCTCACCGACGTCGCCAAGCGATTCGACGGCGGAGGCGCGGCGGCCGTCGACGGCGTCTCGCTCGACGTGGCCGATGGCGAGTTCGCCGTCCTCGTGGGCCCCTCGGGGTGCGGGAAGACCACGGTGCTGCGGATGATCGCGGGGCTCGAGACGCCAACGGCCGGACGCATCCACATCGGCGCGCGCGACGTGACCGACCTGGCGCCGCGCGACCGAGACATCGCGATGGTCTTCCAGAACTACGCGCTCTATCCGCACCTCTCCGTGCGGGAGAACATCGGCTTCGGCCTGCGCATGCGGCGTGTCGAGGCGAGGGAGATCGCGCAACGCACCGCGCGCGTCTCCGAATCGTTAGGGATCGGTGAACTGCTCGATCGGCGGCCGGCGCAACTGTCGGGTGGGCAGCGGCAGCGTGTCGCCCTCGCGCGCGCCATCGTGCGAGAGCCCGCGGTCTTCCTCTTCGATGAGCCGCTCTCCAATCTCGACGCGCAGGTCCGCGCCCAGACGCGCGGCGAACTGGTGCGCCTGCACCGGCGCCTGGGGACGACGATGATCCACGTCACCCACGACCAGGTCGAGGCCATGACGATGGCGCAGCGCGTCGCCGTCATGCACCGGGGGCGCGTGGAACAGTTCGCCCCGCCGCTCGAGGTCTACCGCGCACCGGCGACGCTCGTCGTGGCGTCGTTTGTCGGGTCGCCGGCCATCAACTGCTTTCGCGGTCGCGTCGCCGACGCAGGCTCGGCGCGCGCGACGTTCGAGGGGGCGTGGACCGTCCACGTCACCGCCCCCCCAATGGCCGACGCCACGCTCGCCGTGCGCCCCGAGCACCTCGCCCTGGTTGCGCCTGGCGACGGCGCGCGCGGCGAGGTGTCCCTCGTCGAGCCACTCGGCCCCGAGACCATCGTGCACGTCAGGCTCGCCTCGGGCGAGGACGCCACGCTCCGCACCGCGAGTGAGCGTGCACCGGCGATCGGCGAGGTGGTCGGCGTGGTGATCCGCACGTCGGAGGCGTTGATATACGACGGCGCCGGAATGCTCGCCGGGCGCGGCGTGTGA
- a CDS encoding redoxin domain-containing protein, translated as MSSSTTPRVPAVGEVAPDFTLPSTAGEPVTLSSFRGKQNVLLAFFPAAFTSVCTTEMCSFRDDYGAFGGRDVVVLPISVDNVPSLREYKAKYEMPVTLLSDLRREVSTAYGVLLPSFVANRAYFLVDKAGMLRWVHVEAQPGQRRDNAEILAEIARLA; from the coding sequence ATGTCGTCGAGCACCACGCCTCGCGTCCCCGCCGTTGGCGAGGTCGCTCCCGATTTCACGCTCCCGTCCACGGCGGGCGAGCCGGTGACGCTCTCGTCGTTCCGGGGAAAGCAGAACGTCCTCCTCGCCTTCTTTCCCGCCGCCTTCACCTCGGTGTGCACCACCGAGATGTGCTCGTTTCGCGACGACTACGGCGCATTCGGCGGCCGCGACGTCGTCGTCCTGCCGATCAGCGTGGACAACGTCCCCTCATTGCGCGAGTACAAGGCAAAGTACGAAATGCCGGTGACGCTGTTGAGCGACCTGCGGCGCGAGGTGTCGACGGCGTACGGCGTCCTGCTCCCATCCTTCGTCGCCAATCGCGCGTACTTCCTGGTCGACAAGGCGGGGATGCTGCGATGGGTGCACGTCGAGGCGCAGCCGGGGCAGCGACGCGACAACGCCGAGATCCTCGCCGAGATCGCCAGGCTCGCCTGA
- a CDS encoding protein kinase, giving the protein MTNPPSPPPGTDSVAERVQRALGGAYRIDREIGGGGMSRVFVAHEGSLSRDVVVKVLREDIAEGLSRERFRREVLTSATLQHPNIVGVIAAGDADGLPYFVMPFVEGESLRARLTSGRALSVPLTVSILRDVARALAFAHERGIVHRDIKPDNVLLAGGAAIVADFGVAKAVASARARKDHPHGTLTSAGLSLGTPAYMAPEQVASDPTTDHRADLYALGVMAYEMLAGQVPFAGRGVRETMQAHLVEPPEALTRLRPTTPAVLADLVMRCLEKDPAHRPQDAAAILAVLDDPAVVSGAVSSSSARALARPARHASLGWWMGGAAVVVAIVATVIALQGKGGVAAGSATAPSFADAALPPGVAVLPMVSVSPDSSDAYLALGMSDEITSALSRVPGLRVASRSASAAAQAAGGSTAEVARRLGVPYLLEGTVQRNGDRIRVAVRLVTARDGFSAWSQVYERPTGDLLAVQADIASQIASAVSSDVNAGAGASLDMNGARDPDAYNDYLRGHYLLTKRTPESLARAVTSFESAVNRDPAFARAYAELAQAYSILPTTSASARADALDKATFAAQRALALDSTSSAAYAALGNIHMLEWRWAEGRSALERAIALDSSNVTAMQWLAMNRLANGDVPVAVRWLQQASRRAGGGQSARLLAIAQGIAGDHAAALETMRVALARDSTSPAARLAMATVLLQAGRATEAVGMLEAIRGDDAESPAVLGSLGYALARAGRTSEAKSIVAGLERDTRRSGVYPALAKVYLGLGDRDWAIDALTWATAARDDFFAHESMASPVFDLVRSDPRFERVVGIVGLDAQRLATPAAAVGRRTG; this is encoded by the coding sequence CGAGGGGTCGTTGTCGCGCGACGTGGTGGTGAAGGTGCTGCGCGAGGACATTGCCGAGGGGCTGTCGCGGGAGCGGTTCCGCCGCGAGGTCCTGACGTCGGCCACGCTGCAACATCCCAACATCGTGGGGGTGATTGCAGCTGGCGATGCGGACGGCTTGCCGTACTTCGTGATGCCGTTCGTCGAGGGAGAGTCGCTGCGTGCGCGCCTCACAAGTGGGCGCGCGCTCTCCGTCCCGCTCACGGTCAGCATCCTGCGCGACGTGGCGCGCGCGCTCGCCTTCGCGCACGAACGCGGGATCGTGCACCGCGACATCAAGCCGGACAACGTATTGCTGGCTGGCGGCGCGGCGATCGTCGCCGACTTCGGCGTGGCCAAGGCGGTGGCGAGCGCGCGCGCGCGGAAGGACCATCCGCACGGGACGCTCACCAGCGCGGGACTGTCGCTGGGTACGCCGGCCTACATGGCGCCCGAACAGGTGGCGAGCGACCCGACGACCGATCACCGCGCCGACCTGTACGCGCTGGGGGTGATGGCGTACGAGATGCTGGCGGGGCAGGTCCCGTTTGCCGGGCGCGGGGTGCGCGAGACGATGCAGGCGCACCTGGTGGAGCCTCCGGAGGCGCTGACGCGGTTGCGCCCGACGACGCCGGCGGTGCTGGCCGACCTGGTGATGCGCTGCCTGGAGAAGGACCCGGCGCACCGTCCGCAGGATGCGGCGGCGATCCTCGCCGTGCTCGACGATCCGGCGGTGGTGAGCGGGGCGGTCTCGTCGTCGTCGGCGCGTGCGCTGGCGCGACCGGCGCGGCACGCATCGCTGGGGTGGTGGATGGGTGGCGCCGCGGTCGTCGTGGCCATCGTCGCCACAGTGATCGCGTTGCAAGGGAAGGGAGGGGTGGCGGCGGGGTCGGCGACAGCTCCGTCATTCGCCGACGCCGCGCTTCCTCCCGGGGTGGCGGTCCTGCCAATGGTGAGCGTCTCGCCCGACTCCAGCGACGCCTATCTCGCGCTCGGGATGTCGGACGAGATCACGAGCGCACTGTCGCGCGTTCCCGGGTTGCGCGTCGCCTCGCGGAGTGCGTCGGCGGCGGCGCAGGCGGCGGGCGGTTCCACGGCCGAGGTCGCGCGCCGATTGGGCGTCCCCTACCTCCTGGAAGGGACGGTGCAGCGCAATGGCGATCGCATCCGCGTTGCCGTACGTCTCGTGACGGCGCGCGACGGTTTCAGCGCCTGGTCGCAGGTGTATGAACGCCCAACCGGCGACCTGCTGGCGGTGCAGGCCGACATCGCCTCGCAGATTGCGTCGGCGGTCTCCAGCGACGTGAACGCGGGGGCGGGAGCGTCGCTGGACATGAATGGCGCGCGCGACCCGGATGCCTACAACGACTACCTGCGCGGGCACTATCTCCTCACCAAGCGCACGCCGGAGTCGCTGGCACGGGCGGTCACATCATTCGAGTCGGCGGTGAACCGAGACCCCGCCTTCGCGCGCGCCTACGCGGAGTTGGCGCAGGCCTACTCCATCCTTCCCACGACCTCGGCCAGCGCACGCGCCGATGCGCTCGACAAGGCGACCTTCGCCGCCCAGCGTGCCTTGGCGCTGGACTCGACGAGTTCGGCGGCGTACGCGGCGCTGGGCAACATCCACATGCTCGAATGGCGCTGGGCCGAGGGGCGCAGCGCGCTGGAGCGTGCCATCGCGCTCGACTCGTCGAATGTCACGGCGATGCAGTGGCTGGCGATGAACCGCCTGGCTAACGGCGACGTGCCGGTCGCCGTGCGCTGGTTGCAGCAGGCGTCGCGGCGCGCCGGCGGCGGACAGTCGGCGCGGCTGCTGGCCATCGCGCAAGGGATTGCCGGTGACCACGCCGCGGCGCTGGAGACGATGCGCGTGGCCCTGGCGCGCGACTCGACGTCGCCGGCGGCGCGGCTCGCCATGGCAACCGTCCTGCTGCAGGCGGGGCGCGCCACCGAGGCCGTTGGCATGCTGGAGGCGATTCGTGGCGACGACGCAGAGTCGCCCGCGGTGCTCGGATCGTTAGGCTATGCGCTGGCGCGCGCCGGGCGCACGTCCGAGGCAAAGTCGATCGTGGCGGGGCTGGAACGCGACACGCGCCGCTCGGGCGTCTATCCGGCGCTGGCCAAGGTCTACCTCGGGCTCGGCGACAGGGACTGGGCCATCGATGCCCTCACCTGGGCCACCGCAGCGCGCGACGATTTCTTCGCGCACGAATCGATGGCCTCGCCCGTCTTCGACCTGGTGCGCAGCGATCCCCGCTTCGAGCGTGTGGTGGGAATCGTAGGGTTGGATGCGCAGAGGTTGGCGACTCCCGCCGCCGCTGTGGGGCGACGTACGGGGTAG